The following DNA comes from Kaistia sp. 32K.
GGCGGCGGACGGCAGATGCACCGCGGCGGCGGTGGTGGTGGCGGACGCGGCGGACGGCGCTGAGGAGAGCAAACATGCACAAGATCACCGCATCCAGGATCACCGCATCCGTGCTCGGCGTCCTGCTCGCGAGCAGCCTCGCCTCCTTCGCTCTCCCGGCCGGGGCACAGGAAGTGTTCCCCTCGCCGGAAGCCGCATCGACGGCGCTGGTCGACGCGGCAAAGGCCCCGAAAGAGGGCACGCTCGACAAGATCTTCGGTCCCGGCGGCAAGGACCTGATCGCCTCCGGCGATCCGGACGTCGACAGCGAGCGGCTGGCCGACTTTCTGGAGCTGGCGAGCAAGGGCAACAGCGTCATCGACGGCCAGAACGGCGAGAAGATCCTCGTCTACGGCACCGACCAATGGCCGTTCCCGATCCCGCTCAGGCCGAGCGGCACCGGCTGGGCCTTCGACATCAAGCTCGGCAAGCAGCAGATCACCGATCTGACCATCGGCCAGAACGAGCTCGTGGCGATCGGCGCCTGCGAAGACTATGTCGCCGCGCAGAACGAATATTTCCGGACGCTGCATGACGACGAACCGGTGCAGCAGTTCGCCCGCAAGCTCGTCAGCACCGAGGGCCGGCATGACGGCCTCTATTGGGAACCGGCGACGCCGACCGACCACAGCCCGCTCGGCGACCGGATCGTGGCGGCGGCGGTCCGCACCAGCGACGACCCGACGGCGCCGCGCTCCTATCACGGCTATCGTTATCATATCCTGACCCGCCAGGGCCCCGACGCGCCGGGCGGCGCCTATGACTATCTGGTCAACGGCCGCCTGCTCGCCGGCTTCGCGCTCCTCGCCTATCCGGAGAAGTGGGGCGAGACCGGCATCATGACCTTCCTCTGCGACCAGCGCGGCAATGTCTACGAGCGCAATCTCGGCCCGTCGACCGACACCGTCGCGCCGGTGGTCCGGCGCTTCAATCCCGGTCCCGACTGGGATCCCGTCCAGCCGTGAACGCGGCAGCGGTCGGGCGCCATCGAGGCGCCCGACGGCCCCGAGGGCGTTCCCGCCGCCATTCAGCGAGAAATTTGCCCCTGAGTGGCGGGCCGGCCGGCAACCGGACGGGCGCTCGCAGCCCGACGAGGAACCCGCATGAAGTCGCCTGGACGTCGCATCGACATATCGCCCCTGGGGTTCCTCAAGGCGACATTGCTCGGCGGCCTGCTGTTCCTCCTGCCCGTGGCGCTGCTCTCGATCGCCTTTCGCCATGCCATGACGCTGGGCCAGAAGCTGGCCGAGCCGATATCGAAGCTCGTGCCCGAAACGGTCATTCCGCGCGGCTTCGGCCTCATCCCGCTGCTGACGATCCTGATCCTGGCGCTCTTCTGCCTCGCGGCGGGCCTGTTCGCGCGGACCCGAACGGGCCGGCAGCTGCGCGATTGGCTGGAAACCTCGCTATTCGGGGGCCTGCCGCAATATCGGCTGATGAAGAGCATGGCCGAGGGCCTCGCCCATGTCGAAGGCTCCGAGGGGATGACACCGGTGCTGGTCAAGGTCGAGGAAGGCTGGCAGATCGGCTACCGGCTCGAACCGCTCGAAGGGGGCTGGCTGGCAGTATTCCTGCCGCAGGCGCCGACGCCGATGTCCGGCAACATCCTCTACATGCCGGCCGAATGCGTGCGCCCGCTCGACCTGACCATGGTGCAGGCGCTGCAGATCGTGAAGAACATGGGCGTCGGCTCGGCCCCTGCCCTGCGCGGGATCGACCTCGGCCCCGCCCCGGCCGAACCGAAGCTCTAGGGTCCGACGCCGCAGCGCCTAGGTTTCGGAAGGCTCGAGGGATTCGGCCAAAAGGCTCAGCGTGTTGCGCAGCGAGGTATCGAGATGCTCGCGCATGGCCTCCATCGCCCGCTGCTCGTCCTTGGCGGCGAGCGCCGTCAGGATCGCCTGGTGCTGGGCGATGGTCGTCGCGCCCGAGCCGGGTCGCGGCAGCGCCAGATACCGCCCGCGATCCATCTGCGCCTTGGAGATATCGACCGCCCGCCACAGCATCGAGAAATGGTTGACCTCGGCGATCGAGCGATGAAAATCGTCGTCGAGACGGATGGCGTCGGTGTAGCGCTTGCGGCCGATGGCGGTCTGGTGCTGGCCGATGATGTCCTCGAGCGCCTCGATATGGCGCGCGGTGATCTTCGACGCCGCGCGGCGCACGCTCTCGACCTCGAGCGCGCTGCGGATCACATAGGCCTCCTCGAGCGCATCGCGCGAGATCGTCGCGACGAACGTCCCCGTCTGCGCATAGACATTGATCAGGCCCTCGTCGCTCAGGCGCTTGACCGCCTCGCGGACAGGCGTGCGCGAGACGCCGAGCTGCTCGGCGATCTCGACCTCGTTGACCGACTGGCCCGGACGCAGCTGTCCGATGACGATCAGCGTGCGGATGACCTGGTAGATCTGGTCGCGCAGAGGCGACTTGCGATCCAGGTTGACCAGTTGCAACTGCAGTAACGCCGCTTCGGCCACCCGCTGACACCCTTCTCGCGGGAACCGCCCGCATCCCGTGACGCGGGCCGGCTCCGCCCCGGCGCGCCGTGCTCGGCACGCCCCTTACGTCACTGTTATAATAGTATCCCAGATCCCCGCAAGCCGGCCCCTCTCGGAGGCCGGGATCCTATGGCATCCGCATTTCTGAGGTGTACCTCAAGAAACCGATCCTTATCAAGGATATGGGTGAGAAAACCCTACCGTGACGGTCATGAATCAGAATCTCCGGCCTGACGTCCAACTTGGCGTTGAAGCCGACTTGACACGTTACACTAATATAACAGACAGTGCCGTTGCGTTCCGGTCAACCGAGGTAGCGGCCGGAGCGCGCTGGGGAGGCGATCTCGCGACGTGGCGACAACCGGAACGGAGTCCGCATGGACTGCCGGCGGGAGCGTGCGCCTGAAAAGAACGCGTCGCCGCGCCGGCATGCAGGAGGGACCCGTTGCCAGGAGCCGGCGGGCCCGAGAGGGAGGAAGAACACGTGGCGGATCAGAACAACTTTCCAAAGCTGCACAACGCGGCATGGCCCGGCGTCGTCGGCAAGGGCGGGGAAGGTGGCGAGCCCATCATTCCATTGGACACGCTGCTGGAGCTGACCGCCAAGGCGGAAGTCGATGGACAGAAGTTCGACGGCATCGATCTGTGGCTCGCCGATCCGCATCTCTCGATCGACAGTGACCGCGACCAAGTCAAGCGCATGGTCGACCATATCGCGGGCTACGGCCTGAAGGTCGGTTCCTTCGTGGCGCCGATCTGGGCGGGCGCCGGCGGCGGCTCGGCCATGGGTTCGGCCGACGAGCGCAAGCGCTTCGTCTCGCAGGTGCGCAAGGCGGCTCAGATCGGCGAGCAGATGCGCGAGCTCGGCATCCGCCCGACCGGTGGCATCCGCATCGATTCCTCGACCGGCGTCGGCGACTGGGACAAGGACCCGGCCGGCAATACCAAGATCATCGCCGAGACGTTCCGCGAGGCCGGCAAGGCGGCGCAGGACCATGGCGAGTTCCTCGTCGCCGAAGGCGAGATCTGCTGGGGCGGCATGCAGTCCTGGCGCGAGAATGTCCGCCTGCTCGAAGAGGTCGGCCTGCCCGGAATCGTCGGCTACCAGGCCGACATGGCGCATTCGATGCTGTTCACGCTCGGCTACAACGCCGAGAGGGATCGCCTGCTGCCCGAGGGCTATGACTGGCAGGACCGCTCCGTCCTCGACGCGGCCTACAAGAAGGTCGCCGACGCGCTCCGCCCCTGGACCTACGATTTCCACGTCGCCCAGAACGACGGCACCGTCTTCGGCTCGGGCGACCACGAGAAGACCGGCCGCCACGTCCAGGTCACCGACCCGAACGGCAAGCTCGATGTCACCAAGCATGCCGGCTACTGGCTGCGCGACGACAGCGGCAACCCGACCCGCAAGATGCGCCACATCGCCTGGGACGGCTGCATGTTCCCGAACTCCGTGATGACGGCGCAGCAGACCTGGAACGACGTTCTGGGCGCGATGATCAAGGTGCGCGACGCCCATGGCTGGCGCGAATAACGGTTCCGGGGATCCTTCGAAAATGACCAAGAAAAAACTCAATATCGGCCTGGTCGGCGCCGGCTTCATGGGCCGCACCCATTCCAACGCCTTCCGTCAGGTCGGCCAGTTCTTCAAGAACGACTACGAGCCCGTCCTGAAGGCAATCGCGACGCGCAACGCCAAGGGCGCCGCCGATTTCGCCCAGAACTGGGGCTATGAGAGCTCCGAGAGCGACTGGCGCAAGCTGATCGAGCGGAAAGATATCGACCTGATCGATATTGCCAGCCCGAACGACACCCATGCCGAGATCGCCATCGCGGCGGCAGAGGCCGGCAAGATGGTGATGTGCGAGAAGCCGCTCGGCCGCAACGCCGCCGAGGCCGAGAAGATGGTCGCCGCCGTCGAGGCGGCCGGCGTCGCCAACATGGTCTGGTACAATTATCGCCGCGTGCCGGCGGTGACGCTCGCCAAGCAGATGATCGACGAGGGCCGGCTCGGCCGCATCTTCCATTATCGCGCCAAATTCCTGCAGGACTGGACGATCTCGGCCGACGTGCCGCAGGGCGGCATGGGCACTTGGCGTCTTGACGCCAGCGTCGCCGGCAGCGGCGTCACCGGCGACCTGCTCGCCCACTGCATCGACACCGCGCTCTGGCTGAACGGCGGCATCGACAGCGTGACGGCGGCGACCGAGACCTTCGTCAAGCAGCGCTCGCATGCCGTCAGCGGCAAGGTCGAAGAGGTCAAGATCGACGACGCCAGCGCCTTCCTCGCCCGCTTCGGCAACGGCTCACTCGCAACCTTCGAGGCGACCCGCTACGCCCGTGGCCACAAGGCGCTCTACACGCTGGAGATCAACGGCGAGAAGGGTTCGATTGCCTGGGACCTGCACGATCTGCACCGGCTGCAGTTCTTCGACCATGGCGACGACGGCCATCTGCGCGGCTGGCGCACGATCCACATCACCGATGGCGACCACCCCTATATGAGCCATTGGTGGGTGCCGGGGCTGCAGATCGGCTACGAGCATTCCTTCATCCATCAGGCCGCCGATTTCCTGTCCGGCCTCGCTTCGGACAAGCCGGCCGCGCCGACCTTCCGCGATGCGCTCCGGACTGACTACGTCACCGACGCGGTGCTGGCCTCGGCCAAATCCGGCCGCTGGGAAACGGTCAAGGGCTGAGCGGCGATGAACTCCGCAACACCCCTCGCCATCCAGGTGCAGTCCGTGACCAAGAGCTTTCTCGGTCAGCGGGCGCTGGATGATATCGACTTCGAGGTCGCGCGCGGCGAGGTGCACGGGCTGGTCGGCAAGAACGGCGCCGGCAAGTCCACCTTCATGAAGATCCTGTCGGGCGCCCAGCCGCCCGACAGCGGCCAGATCATCGTCGGCGGCAAGGCCTTCACCGCGCTCAACCCGGCCGAAGGGCGCGCCGCCGGCATCGCGATCGTCTACCAGAATCCCGAGTTGCATCTCGACCTGACGGTCGCGGCGAACATTTTTCTCGGCGCGGAGCCGCGCAAGGCTTTCGGCATCATCGACGAGAAGGCGATGTCGCGGCAGGCGGCGGAGCTGCTCGCCCGGCTCGGCCTCAACCTGCCCGTAGACAAGCGCCTCGGCGATTTCGACATCGCCGACCGCCAGCAGGTGGCGATCGCCAAGGCGGTGCGCGAGAAGGCGCATGTCCTGCTGCTCGACGAGCCGACGGCCGCGCTCAACAAGGCGCAGGCGGAGTTCCTGTTCAACCTGATCCGCGACCTCGCCAAGCAGGGCATGGCCATCGTCTACGTGTCGCATCACCTCGACGAGGTGCTGGAGATCTCCGACCGCATCACGGTTCTGAGGAACGGCCGCAAGGTCGCCGTCGTCGAGGGCCGGAGCGCCGACAAGGACGGCCTGATCTCGATGATCGTCGGCCGTACGCTCGACGCGGTCGAGACGCACCGGAGCGAGCGGCCGAAGGCGGATCCGTTCCTGGTGCTCGATGCCGTCTCCAGCGACGGCGGCCTCGACGACGTGTCGCTGACCGT
Coding sequences within:
- a CDS encoding Gfo/Idh/MocA family protein, producing the protein MTKKKLNIGLVGAGFMGRTHSNAFRQVGQFFKNDYEPVLKAIATRNAKGAADFAQNWGYESSESDWRKLIERKDIDLIDIASPNDTHAEIAIAAAEAGKMVMCEKPLGRNAAEAEKMVAAVEAAGVANMVWYNYRRVPAVTLAKQMIDEGRLGRIFHYRAKFLQDWTISADVPQGGMGTWRLDASVAGSGVTGDLLAHCIDTALWLNGGIDSVTAATETFVKQRSHAVSGKVEEVKIDDASAFLARFGNGSLATFEATRYARGHKALYTLEINGEKGSIAWDLHDLHRLQFFDHGDDGHLRGWRTIHITDGDHPYMSHWWVPGLQIGYEHSFIHQAADFLSGLASDKPAAPTFRDALRTDYVTDAVLASAKSGRWETVKG
- a CDS encoding GntR family transcriptional regulator, which produces MQLQLVNLDRKSPLRDQIYQVIRTLIVIGQLRPGQSVNEVEIAEQLGVSRTPVREAVKRLSDEGLINVYAQTGTFVATISRDALEEAYVIRSALEVESVRRAASKITARHIEALEDIIGQHQTAIGRKRYTDAIRLDDDFHRSIAEVNHFSMLWRAVDISKAQMDRGRYLALPRPGSGATTIAQHQAILTALAAKDEQRAMEAMREHLDTSLRNTLSLLAESLEPSET
- a CDS encoding TIM barrel protein, which gives rise to MADQNNFPKLHNAAWPGVVGKGGEGGEPIIPLDTLLELTAKAEVDGQKFDGIDLWLADPHLSIDSDRDQVKRMVDHIAGYGLKVGSFVAPIWAGAGGGSAMGSADERKRFVSQVRKAAQIGEQMRELGIRPTGGIRIDSSTGVGDWDKDPAGNTKIIAETFREAGKAAQDHGEFLVAEGEICWGGMQSWRENVRLLEEVGLPGIVGYQADMAHSMLFTLGYNAERDRLLPEGYDWQDRSVLDAAYKKVADALRPWTYDFHVAQNDGTVFGSGDHEKTGRHVQVTDPNGKLDVTKHAGYWLRDDSGNPTRKMRHIAWDGCMFPNSVMTAQQTWNDVLGAMIKVRDAHGWRE
- a CDS encoding DUF2950 domain-containing protein, with amino-acid sequence MHKITASRITASVLGVLLASSLASFALPAGAQEVFPSPEAASTALVDAAKAPKEGTLDKIFGPGGKDLIASGDPDVDSERLADFLELASKGNSVIDGQNGEKILVYGTDQWPFPIPLRPSGTGWAFDIKLGKQQITDLTIGQNELVAIGACEDYVAAQNEYFRTLHDDEPVQQFARKLVSTEGRHDGLYWEPATPTDHSPLGDRIVAAAVRTSDDPTAPRSYHGYRYHILTRQGPDAPGGAYDYLVNGRLLAGFALLAYPEKWGETGIMTFLCDQRGNVYERNLGPSTDTVAPVVRRFNPGPDWDPVQP
- a CDS encoding DUF502 domain-containing protein, whose protein sequence is MKSPGRRIDISPLGFLKATLLGGLLFLLPVALLSIAFRHAMTLGQKLAEPISKLVPETVIPRGFGLIPLLTILILALFCLAAGLFARTRTGRQLRDWLETSLFGGLPQYRLMKSMAEGLAHVEGSEGMTPVLVKVEEGWQIGYRLEPLEGGWLAVFLPQAPTPMSGNILYMPAECVRPLDLTMVQALQIVKNMGVGSAPALRGIDLGPAPAEPKL
- a CDS encoding sugar ABC transporter ATP-binding protein, whose product is MNSATPLAIQVQSVTKSFLGQRALDDIDFEVARGEVHGLVGKNGAGKSTFMKILSGAQPPDSGQIIVGGKAFTALNPAEGRAAGIAIVYQNPELHLDLTVAANIFLGAEPRKAFGIIDEKAMSRQAAELLARLGLNLPVDKRLGDFDIADRQQVAIAKAVREKAHVLLLDEPTAALNKAQAEFLFNLIRDLAKQGMAIVYVSHHLDEVLEISDRITVLRNGRKVAVVEGRSADKDGLISMIVGRTLDAVETHRSERPKADPFLVLDAVSSDGGLDDVSLTVAKGEIIGLTGLIGGGANALAAVIGGLDHRHVAGNMTLNGQPYAPRAVREAIARGVLFIPEDMRGRGLVMSLSIAKNISLAALKSLSKLGWLKLAKETGVATEMSERLDLNPRAPSREVRFLSGGNQRKALLGRAIFADGELFVLEEPTQGVDVESQRQIHDHLRSLAAKGATVVFVSTDLEELIALADRILVLRGGRIEQQLSPDGLDPQQLLAAIQTQSTRSLN